The nucleotide sequence AGCATGTTTAAGCATGGTAAAATTACTATTGAAAATGGCGAAAATCTACCTTGTAATGCAGCTACTTTTTGCCTTCATAGCGACACTAAGAATTCGGTTGAAATTCTAAGATTTTTGCATCAGCGTTTTTCAGAAGAAAATATAAAGATTAAAAACACATGAGTAAGGAATTACCACAAATAACACCACTGGGAGATACCGCCATTTTAATTCAGTTTGAACAAATTATTAGTGAAAAATTGCTGGATAAAATTCTCTTTTATAAGAAAGCGATTGAAAACTTGTTTATTAAACAAAAGGTTGAAGTAATTAATACATATAACTCGATATTAATTAATTACTTTGTCACTATAGAGGATGTTTATGGTGATATTCAGGCTGTAAAAGCGGTTTTTCAACAAGACAATAATACAAAAAATAATAATAGTCGTTTACTTGAAATACCGGTATGTTACGATGCTGAATTTGGGATAGATTTAGAACTAATTAGTGAAGAGAAAAACATAACTATTTCAGAAATAATTTCATTGCATACGCAGCCGGAATATCGCGTTTATTTTATGGGTTTTTTACCCGGATTTTTATACTTGGGCGGGCTTGATAAAAAGCTTCAAATTTCAAGAAAATCACAACCCCGGATGAAGATCGAAAAAGGAGCCGTGGGGATAGGTGAAAATCAAACCGGAATTTATCCAAAAGAAAGTCCCGGCGGATGGCAAATTATAGGTAATTGCCCAATCGATTTTTTTGATAAAAATCAAGAAATTCCAACGGAAATTTCAGCGGGAGATTACATCAAATTTAAAAGCGTAGATCGAGAAGAATTCAGCCAGATAAAAGAAGAGGTAAAACAAGGGAAATATCAATTAAAAAAACAAGATCGCAATGGGTAAAATGAAAGTTTTACAACCAGGACTTTTTAGCAGTATTCAGGATTATGGAAGATTCGGAAACATGAAATTTGGTGTTCCTGTAAGCGGAGTTATGGATCGATATGCAGCACGTACTGCAAACCTAATGTTGAGGAACGATGCGAACGATTCTGTTTTGGAAATTACGATGATGGGACCAAAATTAGAATTTTCTGTAGCTACAAAAATTGTAATCTCGGGAGCCTATCTTTCACCAAAATTAAATGGGGAAGAAGTAGAGAATAATGAAATTATCGAAATTGCCGCAGGTGATATTCTCCGTTTTGGAAGAAGAATTTTAGGATGTCGAGCGTACCTTGCGATTTCTGGAGGTTTTACTACTGAAGAGGTTTTGGGAAGTAAAAGTTGGTATGAAAGTATTACTGAATTTTCTAAGCTTGAAAAAGGAATGGAGATTGCTTTTAACGAAGATGCAGTAAGTAAAATTGAAACTAACGCGTCCTTAAAGTTTGAGAAAAGTTATTTAGAGTCTAATGAAGTTGAAGTTGACAAAGGACCAGAATTTGATGCGCTTTCAGAAAGTCAAAAAGAGGTATTAAGAACTTCAGCATTTAGTATCGATCAAAATAATAACAGAATGGCGATACAATTGAAGGAACAGTTAGAAAATAATTTAGATCCTATAATAACAGGACCGGTGCTGCCAGGAACAGTTCAGTTAACGCCTTCTGGCAAATTAATTGTCTTAATGATGGATTGTCAAACTACAGGCGGTTATCCCAGAGTATTGCAATTAACGAGTAACGGAATTAATGCTATTGCACAAAAATTGACTAACGAAAAAGTGAAGTTTTCTTTTGAAGAATCTATATAAAAATAAAAAAGTGCCGACTAGACGTTTAACGAAGTAATAAAGACCCTACTCAGAATTACTTCACATTCTATCGACACTTTTTTGCCCCAAAACACCTTAGCTAACTAAAATGATACTTCAAAAGTAATTTAAAAGATTCGTATGGCAAAGGGGAAAAACCCCTGTTTTCGTTAAAAATTCTTTTAAACGTTAAAAAATACGTTCAGGATTGTCTTAAAAGCACTTTTTTGTCAAAAACGTTAAAAAATAATTGATTAGCATTAACTTTAAAATCGGCTAAAGCACACTAAAATGGTAGGAAAAGTAGATTAGGGAAGAAAATTAATATCATTTTAGTTTAGAAAAAGAAATTTTACAGGCAAATGTGAGGTTATTTTGAGAGGTTGATTTTTAATTTTCTGAATGTAATTATTCTCATGGTTGTAGGGCAATGTTTGTTATCGTTTCGCGTTAAATATCTTTCTTAGCTGTTTAACTTCTTTATCTTTGTAACATCCAAAGCAAACCTAGTAAGTAATATGAGTAAATCGATAGTTATTGTTGATGATCATGCGCTTTTTGGTCAATCCTTAAAGGTTTTGATTAATTCGTATAAAGATTATCGCGTAAAAGGAGTTTTTACCAACGGAAAGGAACTTCAGGATAATCTAAGAAAAATGGATCTTCGGCCAGATCTTATATTATTAGATGTTCGTATGCCAGTGATGGATGGGCTACAAACGATGCAGTGGCTTAAACGTGAATTTCCGAAGCAAAAAACAATGGCACTCACCATGGAAGATGACGAAGAAACGCTACTAAGAATGCTTAGTTTTGGGTGTAGAGGTTATCTTTTAAAAGATATAGATCCAGATAAGTTTAAGTTGGCCTTAGATCATGTGGTAACCACAGGATATTTTGTAGATCGGGAAGCAATGGACGAGCTGGCTAAGAGAGAGCGCATCAAAGATCAATTTTCTGAAAGAGAAGTAGAATTACTAAAGTATGTTTGTTCAGAAATGACGTACAAGGAAATAGCTTCAGAAATGAATCTTAGTCCAAAAACCATCGATGGATATCGCGAAAGTCTATTTAATAAGCTGAATATAAAAAGCAGGGTAGGTCTTGCAGTTTATGCAATTAAGAATCATTATTGTACTATATAATATTCGTTTGTTTTAGCGTCTTTTTTAGATAATGTAAAGATTTACATAGTATCTTCGTTTCCAGAATTAAACATTCTATTTATAAGATGGAGACACCAACAATAGAGCTTAGAAACCTAAAAGTTCAGGATTATAAAGAGCTAAAAGTTTCAATGATTAAAAGCTACAGCGGCATGCCAGAAGATTACTGGAGTGAAGCTGAAATAAAAACCCTAGTCAAAAAATTCCCAGACGGTCAGTTTTGTATCGTGATCGATAACAAAATTGCAGGTTGCGCACTTTCGATTATCGTAGATTATGAAAAATTTGATGAAAATCACACCTACGATGATATTATAGGAGGCGATAATTTTTCGACGCATTCTAAAAACGGAGATGTTCTATACGGAATTGATGTTTTTATACATCCAGAATATCGAGGTAAACGACTTGGGAGACGATTGTATGAAGCTCGAAAAGAACTTTGCGAACAACTTAATCTGAAGTCGATTGTTTTTGGAGGTCGCATTCCCAACTTTGCGAAATACGCCAACGAGCTCACACCCAAAAAGTATATCGAAAAGGTGAAATTACAGGAAATTCATGATCCTGTTTTATCTTTTCAGTTATCGAATGATTTTCACGTTAAGAAAGTCATTAAAGGATACCTTTCAGGAGATCACGAAAGCAAAGAATATGCGGTTTTAATGGAATGGAATAATATTTATTATACCAAACCTCAAAAACTAATTGAAAGCACAAAAACTGTTGTAAGATTAGGTTTGGTGCAATGGCAGATGCGATTATTTAAAGATTTTGACGCGCTAGTATCACAAATTGAATTTTTTGTAGATGCGGTAAGTGATTATCAAAGCGATTTTATCCTTTTTCCTGAACTATTTAATGCGCCGCTAATGGCTGAATTTAATCACTTAAATGAAGCAGAAGCAATTCGAGGGCTTTCAACTTATACTGAAAGATTATTAGAGGTTTTTACTGATTTTGCGATTAATTACAACATAAACATTATTACCGGAAGCATGCCACAGGTAATTGGTGAACATATGTATAATGTAGGATTTCTTTGTCGTCGCGACGGAAGTTACGAGCGATACGAGAAATTGCATATAACTCCGGCTGAAGAATCTGCCTGGGGAATGAAGGGAGGCACTAAATTACAAACTTTCGATACCGATTGTGGAAAGATTGGTGTACTTATCTGTTACGATGTAGAATTCCCCGAATTACCAAGGCTTTTAGCTGAAGAAGGAATGAATATTCTATTTGTGCCATTTATGACAGATACTCAAAATGGATATTCCAGAGTGAGAATTTGTGCGCAATCCAGAGCAGTGGAGAATGAATGTTATGTTGCGATAGCAGGATCTGTAGGGAACTTGCCAAAAGTGAATAATATGGATATTCAATATGCACAAAGTGCGGTTTTAACTCCATCTGATTTTGCTTTTCCGGTTAATGGTGTTAAAGCAGAAGCAACTCCAAATACAGAAAGCACATTATTGGCCGATGTTGATCTAGATCTACTAAAAGAACTGCATAATTTCGGAAGTGTTCGAAATTTAAAAGATCGAAGAAAAGATTTATATACTATTAAACTGAAAAAATAGATTTTCAGAGGAATTACTTCAAAATTTATACTTAAGTTTATCTTATGAATTTAGAAAACAAGCGCATTATTTCTTCGATTATTGAAGTCATTTTCATTTTGAAAACCTGACCGGGGAAAGATGTGTACTATTATAGCAAAAAAAGCCATCTTTCGAGATGGCTTTTTTTATACTCAGTTTTTAATTTATCTGATTTTAATAATTTCAAATACCTCATTGGTGTGAAAAATTGTTATTGCTTAGGGATACTGTAATAGTTATTGTTAAATATTGAAGCAATTGAATGTTTTTAAGAATTTCAGCAATCGTAACAATGATCGATATAATAATCTGTAATTCAGTGGTTTATTTGATTAAAAGTGTGCTCGAAGACAATTAAGAAAACTGAGCGAAAATATAGAGACATTTTGAAGAAGGTAATTTTATATAACGAGAAGAGAAAAATAGGTAATGAATAATAAGTATAGTAGTATTTTAACTCAGAGTGACTCCCAACCGGCGTCACAAGCCATGCTTCATGCCATAGGCTTAACTAAAGAAGATTTCAATAAACCATTTGTGGGTATTGCGAGTACTGGGTACGAAGGTAACCCTTGTAATATGCACTTAAATGATCTTGCAAAACTGGTAAAAGAAGGTACGCTTTCTGCAGATCTTGTAGGCTTGATATTTAATACTATTGGGGTAAGTGACGGTATTTCTATGGGAACTCCTGGAATGCGTTTCTCCCTGCCTTCGCGAGATATTATTGCAGATTCTATGGAAACTGTGGTAAACGCGATGTCTTACGATGGCTTAGTAACTGTTGTAGGTTGCGATAAAAATATGCCTGGTGCTTTAATGGC is from Zunongwangia endophytica and encodes:
- the pxpB gene encoding 5-oxoprolinase subunit PxpB — its product is MSKELPQITPLGDTAILIQFEQIISEKLLDKILFYKKAIENLFIKQKVEVINTYNSILINYFVTIEDVYGDIQAVKAVFQQDNNTKNNNSRLLEIPVCYDAEFGIDLELISEEKNITISEIISLHTQPEYRVYFMGFLPGFLYLGGLDKKLQISRKSQPRMKIEKGAVGIGENQTGIYPKESPGGWQIIGNCPIDFFDKNQEIPTEISAGDYIKFKSVDREEFSQIKEEVKQGKYQLKKQDRNG
- a CDS encoding biotin-dependent carboxyltransferase family protein; its protein translation is MKVLQPGLFSSIQDYGRFGNMKFGVPVSGVMDRYAARTANLMLRNDANDSVLEITMMGPKLEFSVATKIVISGAYLSPKLNGEEVENNEIIEIAAGDILRFGRRILGCRAYLAISGGFTTEEVLGSKSWYESITEFSKLEKGMEIAFNEDAVSKIETNASLKFEKSYLESNEVEVDKGPEFDALSESQKEVLRTSAFSIDQNNNRMAIQLKEQLENNLDPIITGPVLPGTVQLTPSGKLIVLMMDCQTTGGYPRVLQLTSNGINAIAQKLTNEKVKFSFEESI
- a CDS encoding response regulator transcription factor: MSKSIVIVDDHALFGQSLKVLINSYKDYRVKGVFTNGKELQDNLRKMDLRPDLILLDVRMPVMDGLQTMQWLKREFPKQKTMALTMEDDEETLLRMLSFGCRGYLLKDIDPDKFKLALDHVVTTGYFVDREAMDELAKRERIKDQFSEREVELLKYVCSEMTYKEIASEMNLSPKTIDGYRESLFNKLNIKSRVGLAVYAIKNHYCTI
- a CDS encoding carbon-nitrogen hydrolase family protein, with protein sequence METPTIELRNLKVQDYKELKVSMIKSYSGMPEDYWSEAEIKTLVKKFPDGQFCIVIDNKIAGCALSIIVDYEKFDENHTYDDIIGGDNFSTHSKNGDVLYGIDVFIHPEYRGKRLGRRLYEARKELCEQLNLKSIVFGGRIPNFAKYANELTPKKYIEKVKLQEIHDPVLSFQLSNDFHVKKVIKGYLSGDHESKEYAVLMEWNNIYYTKPQKLIESTKTVVRLGLVQWQMRLFKDFDALVSQIEFFVDAVSDYQSDFILFPELFNAPLMAEFNHLNEAEAIRGLSTYTERLLEVFTDFAINYNINIITGSMPQVIGEHMYNVGFLCRRDGSYERYEKLHITPAEESAWGMKGGTKLQTFDTDCGKIGVLICYDVEFPELPRLLAEEGMNILFVPFMTDTQNGYSRVRICAQSRAVENECYVAIAGSVGNLPKVNNMDIQYAQSAVLTPSDFAFPVNGVKAEATPNTESTLLADVDLDLLKELHNFGSVRNLKDRRKDLYTIKLKK